One window of Syngnathus acus chromosome 16, fSynAcu1.2, whole genome shotgun sequence genomic DNA carries:
- the ago1 gene encoding protein argonaute-1 isoform X1, with amino-acid sequence MEPGPSGAVPMGVFPPPLQQVFHAPRRPGMGTVGKPIKLLANYFEVEIPKMDVYHYEVDIKPDKCPRRVNREVVEYMVQHFKPQLFGDRKPVYDGKKNIYTVLALPIGSEKVDFEVTIPGEGKDRIFKVSIRWLAKVSWRLLQETLVSGRLQVPLDSVQALDVAMRHLASMRYTPVGRSFFSPPEGYYHPLGGGREVWFGFHQSVRPAMWKMMLNIDVSATAFYKAQPVIEFMCEVLDIRNIDEQPKTLTDSQRVRFTKEIKGLVYPASPGLKVEVTHCGQMKRKYRVCNVTRRPASHQTFPLQLESGQTVECTVAQYFKQKYNLQLKYPHLPCLQVGQEQKHTYLPLEVCNIVAGQRCIKKLTDNQTSTMIKATARSAPDRQEEISRLMKNANFNLDPYIQEFGIKVKDDMAEVTGRVLPAPILQYGGRNRAIATPNQGVWDMRGKQFYNGIEIKVWAIACFAPQKQCREEVLKNFTDQLRKISKDAGMPIQGQPCFCKYAQGADSVEPMFRHLKNTYSGLQLIIVILPGKTPVYAEVKRVGDTLLGMATQCVQVKNVVKTSPQTLSNLCLKINVKLGGINNILVPHQRSAVFQQPVIFLGADVTHPPAGDGKKPSITAVVGSMDAHPSRYCATVRVQRPRQEIIEDLSYMVRELLIQFYKSTRFKPTRIIFYRDGVPEGQLPQILHYELLAIRDACIKLEKDYQPGITYIVVQKRHHTRLFCADKSERIGKSGNIPAGTTVDTSITHPFEFDFYLCSHAGIQGTSRPSHYYVLWDDNRFTADELQILTYQLCHTYVRCTRSVSIPAPAYYARLVAFRARYHLVDKEHDSGEGSHVSGQSNGRDPQALAKAVQIHHDTLRTMYFA; translated from the exons ATGGAGCCGGGACCGTCTGGCGCTG TGCCCATGGGGGTCTTCCCCCCACCCCTGCAGCAGGTGTTCCATGCCCCGCGTCGGCCAGGAATGGGCACTGTGGGCAAGCCCATCAAACTGCTGGCCAACTACTTCGAGGTGGAGATCCCCAAGATGGACGTCTACCACTACGAGGTGGACATTAAGCCGGACAAGTGCCCGCGGCGAGTCAACCG GGAAGTGGTGGAGTACATGGTGCAGCACTTCAAGCCGCAGCTCTTTGGCGACCGCAAGCCCGTGTACGACGGCAAGAAGAATATCTACACGGTGCTGGCGCTGCCCATCGGCAGTGAAAAG GTGGATTTCGAGGTTACCATCCCAGGGGAGGGCAAGGACCGAATCTTCAAGGTGTCCATCCGTTGGCTGGCCAAGGTGTCATGGCGCCTGCTGCAGGAGACGCTGGTCAGCGGTCGGCTACAGGTGCCCCTCGACTCGGTGCAAGCCCTGGACGTGGCCATGCGTCACTTGGCCTCTATGAG GTACACTCCTGTGGGCCGCTCGTTCTTCTCCCCGCCAGAAGGCTACTACCACCCTCTGGGCGGTGGCCGGGAGGTATGGTTCGGCTTCCACCAGTCGGTGCGGCCCGCCATGTGGAAGATGATGCTCAACATCGACG TGTCTGCCACCGCCTTCTACAAAGCCCAGCCTGTCATCGAATTCATGTGCGAAGTTCTGGACATCCGCAACATAGATGAGCAGCCCAAAACCCTCACCGATTCGCAACGGGTTCGCTTCACCAAAGAGATCAAAG GTCTCGTATACCCCGCTTCGCCAGGCCTCAAGGTGGAAGTGACCCACTGTGGGCAAATGAAGAGGAAGTACCGTGTATGCAATGTCACCCGACGTCCTGCCAGCCATCAGAC GTTCCCCCTCCAGCTCGAAAGCGGGCAGACCGTAGAATGCACTGTTGCCCAGTACTTCAAGCAGAAGTACAACCTGCAGTTAAAATACCCCCACCTGCCCTGCCTGCAGGTGGGGCAGGAGCAGAAGCACACATATCTGCCCCTAGAG GTGTGCAACATCGTGGCGGGCCAAAGATGCATCAAGAAGCTGACGGATAATCAGACGTCCACCATGATCAAAGCGACTGCTCGCTCGGCGCCCGATAGACAGGAAGAGATCAGCCGGCTG ATGAAGAACGCCAACTTCAACCTCGACCCCTACATCCAGGAATTTGGCATCAAGGTGAAGGACGACATGGCTGAAGTAACGGGCAGAGTGCTTCCAGCCCCGATCCTGCAGTACGGAGGACGG AACCGAGCCATAGCCACCCCAAATCAGGGCGTGTGGGACATGCGGGGCAAGCAGTTCTACAACGGCATCGAGATCAAAGTGTGGGCCATCGCCTGCTTTGCCCCGCAGAAGCAATGCAGAGAGGAGGTGCTGAA GAACTTCACGGACCAGTTACGCAAGATCTCCAAGGACGCCGGCATGCCCATCCAAGGCCAGCCGTGCTTCTGCAAGTACGCGCAGGGAGCGGACAGCGTGGAGCCCATGTTCAGACACCTGAAGAACACCTACTCGGGGCTACAGCTCATCATTGTCATCCTGCCCGGCAAAACTCCCGTCTACG CGGAGGTGAAGCGCGTGGGAGACACCCTGCTGGGCATGGCCACGCAGTGCGTCCAGGTGAAGAACGTGGTCAAGACGTCCCCTCAGACCCTCTCCAACCTTTGCCTCAAGATTAACGTCAAGCTGGGAGGCATCAATAACATCCTGGTGCCGCACCAAAG GTCAGCGGTGTTCCAGCAGCCGGTTATCTTCCTGGGAGCTGATGTGACGCACCCTCCTGCTGGAGACGGCAAGAAACCCTCCATCACTGCC GTGGTGGGCAGCATGGACGCCCACCCCAGCCGCTACTGCGCCACCGTGCGGGTCCAGCGGCCTCGGCAGGAGATCATCGAGGATCTGTCCTACATGGTGCGCGAGCTGCTCATCCAGTTCTATAAGTCCACCCGCTTCAAGCCCACCAGGATCATCTTCTACAGGGACGGCGTTCCGGAAGGCCAACTGCCGCAG attCTCCACTATGAGCTGCTGGCCATCAGGGACGCCTGCATCAAGCTGGAGAAGGACTACCAGCCCGGCATCACTTACATTGTGGTGCAGAAGCGCCATCACACGCGCCTCTTCTGTGCCGACAAATCTGAAAGg ATCGGAAAAAGCGGGAACATACCCGCTGGCACTACAGTGGACACCAGCATCACTCACCCCTTTGAGTTTGACTTCTACCTGTGTAGCCACGCAGGCATACAG GGTACGAGCCGGCCGTCGCATTATTACGTCTTGTGGGATGACAATCGTTTCACGGCCGACGAGTTGCAGATCCTCACCTACCAGTTGTGCCACACCTACGTACGCTGCACCCGCTCTGTGTCCATCCCGGCGCCAGCCTACTACGCCCGCCTCGTGGCCTTCCGTGCCCGCTACCATCTTGTGGACAAAGAGCACGACAG CGGGGAGGGCAGTCACGTGTCAGGTCAGAGTAACGGCCGGGACCCCCAGGCGCTAGCTAAAGCGGTCCAGATCCACCACGACACCCTGAGGACCATGTACTTCGCCTGA
- the ago1 gene encoding protein argonaute-1 isoform X2 gives MEPGPSGAVPMGVFPPPLQQVFHAPRRPGMGTVGKPIKLLANYFEVEIPKMDVYHYEVDIKPDKCPRRVNREVVEYMVQHFKPQLFGDRKPVYDGKKNIYTVLALPIGSEKVDFEVTIPGEGKDRIFKVSIRWLAKVSWRLLQETLVSGRLQVPLDSVQALDVAMRHLASMRYTPVGRSFFSPPEGYYHPLGGGREVWFGFHQSVRPAMWKMMLNIDVSATAFYKAQPVIEFMCEVLDIRNIDEQPKTLTDSQRVRFTKEIKGLKVEVTHCGQMKRKYRVCNVTRRPASHQTFPLQLESGQTVECTVAQYFKQKYNLQLKYPHLPCLQVGQEQKHTYLPLEVCNIVAGQRCIKKLTDNQTSTMIKATARSAPDRQEEISRLMKNANFNLDPYIQEFGIKVKDDMAEVTGRVLPAPILQYGGRNRAIATPNQGVWDMRGKQFYNGIEIKVWAIACFAPQKQCREEVLKNFTDQLRKISKDAGMPIQGQPCFCKYAQGADSVEPMFRHLKNTYSGLQLIIVILPGKTPVYAEVKRVGDTLLGMATQCVQVKNVVKTSPQTLSNLCLKINVKLGGINNILVPHQRSAVFQQPVIFLGADVTHPPAGDGKKPSITAVVGSMDAHPSRYCATVRVQRPRQEIIEDLSYMVRELLIQFYKSTRFKPTRIIFYRDGVPEGQLPQILHYELLAIRDACIKLEKDYQPGITYIVVQKRHHTRLFCADKSERIGKSGNIPAGTTVDTSITHPFEFDFYLCSHAGIQGTSRPSHYYVLWDDNRFTADELQILTYQLCHTYVRCTRSVSIPAPAYYARLVAFRARYHLVDKEHDSGEGSHVSGQSNGRDPQALAKAVQIHHDTLRTMYFA, from the exons ATGGAGCCGGGACCGTCTGGCGCTG TGCCCATGGGGGTCTTCCCCCCACCCCTGCAGCAGGTGTTCCATGCCCCGCGTCGGCCAGGAATGGGCACTGTGGGCAAGCCCATCAAACTGCTGGCCAACTACTTCGAGGTGGAGATCCCCAAGATGGACGTCTACCACTACGAGGTGGACATTAAGCCGGACAAGTGCCCGCGGCGAGTCAACCG GGAAGTGGTGGAGTACATGGTGCAGCACTTCAAGCCGCAGCTCTTTGGCGACCGCAAGCCCGTGTACGACGGCAAGAAGAATATCTACACGGTGCTGGCGCTGCCCATCGGCAGTGAAAAG GTGGATTTCGAGGTTACCATCCCAGGGGAGGGCAAGGACCGAATCTTCAAGGTGTCCATCCGTTGGCTGGCCAAGGTGTCATGGCGCCTGCTGCAGGAGACGCTGGTCAGCGGTCGGCTACAGGTGCCCCTCGACTCGGTGCAAGCCCTGGACGTGGCCATGCGTCACTTGGCCTCTATGAG GTACACTCCTGTGGGCCGCTCGTTCTTCTCCCCGCCAGAAGGCTACTACCACCCTCTGGGCGGTGGCCGGGAGGTATGGTTCGGCTTCCACCAGTCGGTGCGGCCCGCCATGTGGAAGATGATGCTCAACATCGACG TGTCTGCCACCGCCTTCTACAAAGCCCAGCCTGTCATCGAATTCATGTGCGAAGTTCTGGACATCCGCAACATAGATGAGCAGCCCAAAACCCTCACCGATTCGCAACGGGTTCGCTTCACCAAAGAGATCAAAG GCCTCAAGGTGGAAGTGACCCACTGTGGGCAAATGAAGAGGAAGTACCGTGTATGCAATGTCACCCGACGTCCTGCCAGCCATCAGAC GTTCCCCCTCCAGCTCGAAAGCGGGCAGACCGTAGAATGCACTGTTGCCCAGTACTTCAAGCAGAAGTACAACCTGCAGTTAAAATACCCCCACCTGCCCTGCCTGCAGGTGGGGCAGGAGCAGAAGCACACATATCTGCCCCTAGAG GTGTGCAACATCGTGGCGGGCCAAAGATGCATCAAGAAGCTGACGGATAATCAGACGTCCACCATGATCAAAGCGACTGCTCGCTCGGCGCCCGATAGACAGGAAGAGATCAGCCGGCTG ATGAAGAACGCCAACTTCAACCTCGACCCCTACATCCAGGAATTTGGCATCAAGGTGAAGGACGACATGGCTGAAGTAACGGGCAGAGTGCTTCCAGCCCCGATCCTGCAGTACGGAGGACGG AACCGAGCCATAGCCACCCCAAATCAGGGCGTGTGGGACATGCGGGGCAAGCAGTTCTACAACGGCATCGAGATCAAAGTGTGGGCCATCGCCTGCTTTGCCCCGCAGAAGCAATGCAGAGAGGAGGTGCTGAA GAACTTCACGGACCAGTTACGCAAGATCTCCAAGGACGCCGGCATGCCCATCCAAGGCCAGCCGTGCTTCTGCAAGTACGCGCAGGGAGCGGACAGCGTGGAGCCCATGTTCAGACACCTGAAGAACACCTACTCGGGGCTACAGCTCATCATTGTCATCCTGCCCGGCAAAACTCCCGTCTACG CGGAGGTGAAGCGCGTGGGAGACACCCTGCTGGGCATGGCCACGCAGTGCGTCCAGGTGAAGAACGTGGTCAAGACGTCCCCTCAGACCCTCTCCAACCTTTGCCTCAAGATTAACGTCAAGCTGGGAGGCATCAATAACATCCTGGTGCCGCACCAAAG GTCAGCGGTGTTCCAGCAGCCGGTTATCTTCCTGGGAGCTGATGTGACGCACCCTCCTGCTGGAGACGGCAAGAAACCCTCCATCACTGCC GTGGTGGGCAGCATGGACGCCCACCCCAGCCGCTACTGCGCCACCGTGCGGGTCCAGCGGCCTCGGCAGGAGATCATCGAGGATCTGTCCTACATGGTGCGCGAGCTGCTCATCCAGTTCTATAAGTCCACCCGCTTCAAGCCCACCAGGATCATCTTCTACAGGGACGGCGTTCCGGAAGGCCAACTGCCGCAG attCTCCACTATGAGCTGCTGGCCATCAGGGACGCCTGCATCAAGCTGGAGAAGGACTACCAGCCCGGCATCACTTACATTGTGGTGCAGAAGCGCCATCACACGCGCCTCTTCTGTGCCGACAAATCTGAAAGg ATCGGAAAAAGCGGGAACATACCCGCTGGCACTACAGTGGACACCAGCATCACTCACCCCTTTGAGTTTGACTTCTACCTGTGTAGCCACGCAGGCATACAG GGTACGAGCCGGCCGTCGCATTATTACGTCTTGTGGGATGACAATCGTTTCACGGCCGACGAGTTGCAGATCCTCACCTACCAGTTGTGCCACACCTACGTACGCTGCACCCGCTCTGTGTCCATCCCGGCGCCAGCCTACTACGCCCGCCTCGTGGCCTTCCGTGCCCGCTACCATCTTGTGGACAAAGAGCACGACAG CGGGGAGGGCAGTCACGTGTCAGGTCAGAGTAACGGCCGGGACCCCCAGGCGCTAGCTAAAGCGGTCCAGATCCACCACGACACCCTGAGGACCATGTACTTCGCCTGA
- the dhdds gene encoding dehydrodolichyl diphosphate synthase complex subunit DHDDS isoform X1, translating to MSWIKEGELNLLEKISANILKAGPMPKHVAFIMDGNRRFARRKNMERQEGHMQGFNKLAESSLVFQTLRWCKHLNIQEVTVYAFSIENFKRTKDEVDGLMELAKQKFERLLDERENLEKHGVCIRVLGDLNLLPLDLQQLIAKAVLATRAHNKCFLNVCFAYTSRYEMTNAVREMAWGVEQGLIQASDVSEALLSECLYSNNSPNPDLLIRTSGEVRLSDFLLWQTSHTCLVFQSVLWPEYSFWNLCEAILQYQVNHKSIQNARDIHRAHEALQQLEADRASACSAEYLQRHGNGKPADAIRRQEALSHYATQRQERVRHFLEALAHKRDSFFTDLCSGVAA from the exons ATGTCGTGGATAAAGGAGGGCGAATTAAACCTGCTCGAGAAAATTTCAGCCAATATCCTCAAG GCGGGCCCCATGCCCAAACACGTGGCCTTCATCATGGACGGCAACCGTCGCTTTGCACGCAGGAAGAACATGGAGCGCCAGGAAGGACACATGCAGGGCTTCAACAAGTTGGCAGAG TCCTCACTTGTCTTCCAGACACTTCGCTGGTGTAAGCATCTGAACATACAGGAAGTGACCGTGTACGCCTTCAGTATCGAGAACTTCAAGCGCACTAAGGACGAAGTAGACGGCCTGATGGAACTGGCCAAACAGAAATTTGAAAGACTTTTGGATGAACG GGAGAATCTGGAGAAGCATGGAGTTTGCATCCGGGTGCTTGGCGACTTGAATCTGCTGCCGTTGGACCTCCAGCAACTCATCGCCAAAGCCGTGCTCGCTACACGAGCTCACAACAA gtgCTTCTTGAATGTGTGTTTCGCCTACACGTCACGATATGAAATGACCAACGCGGTGAGAGAGATGGCTTGGGGGGTGGAGCAAGGACTGATTCAAGCCAG CGACGTGTCCGAGGCTCTGCTGAGCGAATGTCTGTACAGCAACAATTCTCCCAATCCCGACCTGCTCATCAGAACCTCGGGCGAAGTGCGCCTCAGTGACTTCCTACTCTGGCAG ACATCCCACACATGTTTAGTGTTCCAGTCGGTGCTGTGGCCCGAGTATTCCTTCTGGAATTTATGTGAAGCAATTCTCCAGTATCAAGTCAACCACAAATCAATTCAG AACGCACGAGACATCCACCGAGCGCACGAGGCGTTGCAGCAGCTGGAGGCGGACCGCGCCTCAGCCTGCTCCGCCGAGTACCTGCAGCGCCACGGCAACGGCAAACCCGCCGACGCCATCCGCAGGCAGGAGGCGTTGTCACACTACGCCACTCAACGCCAAGAGCGAGTTCGTCACTTCCTGGAGGCGCTCGCGCACAAGCGGGACTCTTTCTTTACTGACTTATGTAGCGGTGTGGCAGCGTAA
- the dhdds gene encoding dehydrodolichyl diphosphate synthase complex subunit DHDDS isoform X2, with amino-acid sequence MSWIKEGELNLLEKISANILKAGPMPKHVAFIMDGNRRFARRKNMERQEGHMQGFNKLAETLRWCKHLNIQEVTVYAFSIENFKRTKDEVDGLMELAKQKFERLLDERENLEKHGVCIRVLGDLNLLPLDLQQLIAKAVLATRAHNKCFLNVCFAYTSRYEMTNAVREMAWGVEQGLIQASDVSEALLSECLYSNNSPNPDLLIRTSGEVRLSDFLLWQTSHTCLVFQSVLWPEYSFWNLCEAILQYQVNHKSIQNARDIHRAHEALQQLEADRASACSAEYLQRHGNGKPADAIRRQEALSHYATQRQERVRHFLEALAHKRDSFFTDLCSGVAA; translated from the exons ATGTCGTGGATAAAGGAGGGCGAATTAAACCTGCTCGAGAAAATTTCAGCCAATATCCTCAAG GCGGGCCCCATGCCCAAACACGTGGCCTTCATCATGGACGGCAACCGTCGCTTTGCACGCAGGAAGAACATGGAGCGCCAGGAAGGACACATGCAGGGCTTCAACAAGTTGGCAGAG ACACTTCGCTGGTGTAAGCATCTGAACATACAGGAAGTGACCGTGTACGCCTTCAGTATCGAGAACTTCAAGCGCACTAAGGACGAAGTAGACGGCCTGATGGAACTGGCCAAACAGAAATTTGAAAGACTTTTGGATGAACG GGAGAATCTGGAGAAGCATGGAGTTTGCATCCGGGTGCTTGGCGACTTGAATCTGCTGCCGTTGGACCTCCAGCAACTCATCGCCAAAGCCGTGCTCGCTACACGAGCTCACAACAA gtgCTTCTTGAATGTGTGTTTCGCCTACACGTCACGATATGAAATGACCAACGCGGTGAGAGAGATGGCTTGGGGGGTGGAGCAAGGACTGATTCAAGCCAG CGACGTGTCCGAGGCTCTGCTGAGCGAATGTCTGTACAGCAACAATTCTCCCAATCCCGACCTGCTCATCAGAACCTCGGGCGAAGTGCGCCTCAGTGACTTCCTACTCTGGCAG ACATCCCACACATGTTTAGTGTTCCAGTCGGTGCTGTGGCCCGAGTATTCCTTCTGGAATTTATGTGAAGCAATTCTCCAGTATCAAGTCAACCACAAATCAATTCAG AACGCACGAGACATCCACCGAGCGCACGAGGCGTTGCAGCAGCTGGAGGCGGACCGCGCCTCAGCCTGCTCCGCCGAGTACCTGCAGCGCCACGGCAACGGCAAACCCGCCGACGCCATCCGCAGGCAGGAGGCGTTGTCACACTACGCCACTCAACGCCAAGAGCGAGTTCGTCACTTCCTGGAGGCGCTCGCGCACAAGCGGGACTCTTTCTTTACTGACTTATGTAGCGGTGTGGCAGCGTAA